One window from the genome of Mauremys mutica isolate MM-2020 ecotype Southern chromosome 4, ASM2049712v1, whole genome shotgun sequence encodes:
- the LOC123369082 gene encoding olfactory receptor 4S2-like, with translation MENRNNVTVFILLGLSKNAIVQRVSFVLFLLIYMVIVLGNLLIVVTVKSSQHLHTPMYFFLSVLSFVDICYSSATVPKLIADLLAEGKTISYQGCITQLFSVHIFGCTEILILTVMAYDRYVAICKPLRYTAIMNQRWCSQMVVASWLGGFVHSMVQTLLTTQLPFCGPNEIDHYFCDIYPLLKLACTDTHVVGAMVVANTGMIALGCFLVLLISYVIILVALRTHSSQDRRKALATCTSHITVVVLLFGPCLFIYIRPSTTLAVDKVFALFYTIITPMLNPIIYTLRNAEMKSAMTKLWSRKEGAWQAR, from the coding sequence ATGGAGAACAGAAACAACGTGACTGTGTTCATCCTCTTGGGACTCTCCAAGAATGCGATTGTGCAGCGGGTCTCCTTTGTCCTGTTTCTGCTCATCTATATGGTGATCGTGCTTGGGAACCTTCTGATCGTAGTCACCGTCAAGTCCAGCCAGCACCTCCACAcgcccatgtacttcttcctctcGGTCCTGTCCTTCGTGGACATCTGCTACTCCTCTGCCACCGTACCCAAGCTGATAGCAGACCTGTTGGCAGAGGGCAAGACAATCTCCTACCAGGGCTGCATCACACAGCTCTTTTCTGTGCACATTTTCGGCTGCACCGAGATCCTCATCCTCACGGTGATGGCCTACGACCGATACGTGGCCATCTGCAAGCCCCTCCGCTACACAGCGATCATGAACCAACGTTGGTGCAGCCAGATGGTGGtggcctcttggctggggggCTTTGTGCATTCCATGGTTCAGACTCTCCTGACCACCCAGCTACCCTTCTGTGGGCCCAACGAGATTGACCATTATTTCTGCGATATCTACCCTTTGCTGAAACTGGCCTGCACTGACACCCATGTGGTGGGAGCCATGGTTGTTGCAAACACAGGGATGATTGCCTTGGGCTGCTTCCTTGTCTTGCTCATCTCCTACGTTATCATCTTAGTCGCTCTGAGGACACACTCCTCTCAGGATAGACGCAAAGCCCTCGCCACCTGCACCTCTCACATCACCGTGGTGGTGTTACTGTTCGGGCCCTGTCTCTTCATCTACATCCGCCCTTCCACCACCTTAGCGGTTGATAAGGTCTTTGCCTTGTTTTACACCATTATCACCCCGATGCTAAACCCTATCATCTACACCCTGAGGAATGCCGAAATGAAAAGCGCCATGACGAAGCTGTGGAGCAGAAAAGAGGGTGCTTGGCAAGCAAGATAA